From Oryctolagus cuniculus unplaced genomic scaffold, mOryCun1.1 SCAFFOLD_57, whole genome shotgun sequence, one genomic window encodes:
- the LOC127486387 gene encoding zinc finger protein 717-like, which yields MQKLYNCHFLLCDRVDMLTRSVLSQVMITFEDLAVYFTWEEWQNMNQAQKILYKDVMLETYSSLFSLGHCRTKPDLILKLEQGAEPWMGKECLHHSLPVAMKRDDLIRKNQKSQDKNLNQNVMKNNKTSTPKIIELRKTLHLSSNHIPKLSIKKRIYSGMKPEERNVCHNVYLHCGPVQLQTGEKFDATNVPGNALQICEALNQQHKNQTVQQAFEPIGKGKVFKRKNIFCKSERHFMVESSTSTATIGKTTQIEHDFHKNSNLSMHQQSPRREKVYEYSSSLEPVIDQSPLKINHRPHIGKKPYACKPCGKSFSYKFCHAIDYSTHVVENSHVFNEHGEATYQKSHLINHQRIHSGEKPYECNDCGKSFGQKSHLIKHQIINTGNKLYECNNCGKAFGLKSHLINHQRIHRGEKPYECNVCGKAFGKKSYLINHQRIHTGEKPYECSDCGKAFHCKSVLTKHQRIHTGENLMNAKSVVKAFGQKSHLITHQKIHTGEKPYECSDCGKAFCCKSTLTKHQRIHTGEKPYECNDCGKAFMWKSRLIIEMQ from the exons ATGCAGAAGTTATACAACTGCCATTTTTTGTTAtgtgacagagttgacatgttgaccaggagtgttctATCACAGGTGATGATaacatttgaagacctggctgtgtactttacctgggaggaatggcagaacatgaaccaagctcagaaaatcctgtacaaggatgtgatgctggagacctacagcagcctgttctccttgg GGCATTGcaggaccaaacctgacttgatcttgaagttggagcaaggagcagagccctggatgggGAAAGAATGCTTACATCATAGCCTCCCAG ttgccatgaaaagggatgacctgattaggaaaaaccagaaaagtcaggacaaaaatctgaatcagaATGTTATGAAAAACAATAAGACATCAACTCCCAAGAtaattgaattaagaaaaacacttcaTTTAAGTTCAAaccatattccaaaactgagtatcaaaaagagaatCTATTCAGGAATGAAACCTGAAGAACGCAATGTATGTCACAATGTGTATCTGCACTGTGGGCCTGTTCAACTACAAACTGGAGAAAAATTTGAtgctactaatgtacctgggaatgctCTCCAGATCTGTGAGgctcttaatcaacagcacaaaAATCAGACTGTGCAACAGGCATTTGAACCAATTGGAaaagggaaagtcttcaaaaggaaaaatatattttgtaaatctGAGAGGCATTTTATGGTAGAAAGTAGTACATCCACTGCCACTATTGGTAAGACAACTCAAATAGAACATGATTTCCATAAAAATTCTAACCTCAGTATGCATCAACAAAGTCCCAGAAGAGAGAAAGTTTATGAATATAGTAGTTCTTTGGAACCTGTCATTGATCAATCACCtcttaaaataaatcatagaCCACATATAGGGAAGAAACCCTATGCATGTAAGCCTTGTGGAAAATCATTCAGTTATAAATTCTGCCATGCAATTGATTACAGTACTCACGTAGTGGAAAACTCTCATGTGTTTAATGAACATGGAGAAGCCACTTACCAGAAGTCACatctcataaatcatcagagaattcactcaggtgagaaaccttatgaatgtaatgactgtggaaaatcctttggccagaagtcacacctcataaaGCATCAGATAATTAACACAGGGAATAAACTTTATGAATGTAATaactgtggaaaagcttttggcctTAAGTCACATCTCATAaatcaccagagaattcacaggggagagaaaccttatgaatgtaatgtctgtggaaaagcctttgggaaGAAGTCATACCTCATAAATCAccaaagaattcacacaggagagaaaccttatgaatgcagtgactgtggaaaagcctttcacTGTAAATCAGtcctcacaaagcatcagagaattcacacaggggagaaccTTATGAATGCAAAGAGTGTGGtgaaagcctttggccagaagtcacacctcataacgcatcagaaaattcacacaggggagaaaccttatgaatgcagtgactgtggaaaagccttttgcTGTAAATCAACCCTCACAaagcaccagagaattcacacaggggagaaaccttatgaatgtaatgactgtggaaaagcctttatgtGGAAGTCACGTCTCATcattgagatgcaataa